Proteins encoded within one genomic window of Hevea brasiliensis isolate MT/VB/25A 57/8 chromosome 8, ASM3005281v1, whole genome shotgun sequence:
- the LOC110665920 gene encoding ACT domain-containing protein ACR12, with translation MLCMSIDQKTSISMASSNNLLSSSQIHRHRPKDFTPQFSFPPLDSFSNSSPIRLETRIVFSKKRGIFCASTNNANAASSIPLKSEQDDYVPMPVVLIDQDSDSEATIVQISFGDRLGALIDTMKALKDLGLDVAKGSVLTEGSVKQTKVFITRLDNGRKVEDPDMLERIRLTIISNLLKYHPESSEQLAMGEAFGIKAPEKKLDVDIATHIHVKDDGPKQSLLYIETADRPGLLVEIIKIMADINVDVESAEIDTEGLIAKDKFHVSYRGAALNSSLSQVLVNCLRYYLRRPETDIDSY, from the exons ATGCTCTGTATGTCGATAGATCAAAAAACTTCCATTTCTATGGCTTCCTCTAATAACCTCTTATCTTCTTCTCAAATCCATCGTCATCGACCCAAGGATTTCACCCCTCAATTCTCTTTTCCTCCTCTCGATTCCTTCTCTAATTCTTCTCCTATTCGCCTCGAAACTCGAATAGTTTTCTCCAAAAAAAG GGGCATTTTTTGTGCTTCCACTAATAATGCAAATGCTGCAAGCTCAATTCCTTTg AAATCTGAACAGGATGATTATGTTCCCATGCCAGTAGTTCTGATAGACCAAGATTCTGACTCTGAAGCAACGATTGTACAAATCAGCTTTGGAGATCGTCTTGGAGCTCTCATTGATACG ATGAAGGCCTTGAAAGATTTGGGATTGGATGTAGCAAAAGGATCTGTTCTCACTGAAGGATCTGTTAAGCAAACAAAAGTCTTTATTACTCGTTT AGACAATGGGCGAAAAGTTGAAGATCCTGATATGTTAGAGAGAATTCGACTTACCATCATTAGCAACCTTCTGAAGTACCATCCA gaATCTAGTGAGCAACTTGCTATGGGTGAGGCTTTTGGAATAAAGGCTCCTGAGAAAAAG cttgatgTTGATATTGCAACTCATATACATGTCAAAGATGATGGACCCAAGCAGAG CTTGCTTTACATTGAGACGGCAGATCGACCTGGATTACTTGTTGAAATCATTAAAATCATGGCTGATATCAATGTTGATGTAGAATCAGCAGAGATTGATACAGaa GGATTGATAGCCAAAGACAAGTTTCATGTCAGCTACAGAGGGGCAGCCTTAAATAGTTCATTGTCTCAG GTGCTCGTGAACTGTCTACGTTACTACCTTAGAAGACCAGAAACAGACATTGATAGCTACTAA